Part of the Nicotiana sylvestris chromosome 2, ASM39365v2, whole genome shotgun sequence genome, tcaaaagttgcatccatattttgcaaagttgtgaccaacttattgaaactagtgatatgttcattcatcgtggtaccaggaacataggtgaagcgaaacagtttcttcttcatgtacaatttattttgactgtatttcttcaaaaatttatcctccagtattttccataatttacttgcagaagtttcctttgtgtatggatatttctgctctctagcaaggtaggatcgaatggtaccgcaagcaacacgattgataattctccaatcttcttctccaataacatctggtcttttttcttcaatggaaagatctagcccttgttgaaaaaggacatttagaacctcgccttgccacatcccaaaatgtcctgacccgtcaaaaatttctaccgcaaattttgcatttgacacaattcttgtcataagcgaagatgtcaatgatgatgtattgttgacacttgatgtatattcttcttgtttattgtctctcatctttgacacaaatattatttaatagttgacgacacaaatcaagattatgtcctttctggtgtggaagatcagactaagctgcaaccacaaagcatacttagacagaaccttgactcagttaccaagataaatcttttctgatgtggaagatcagactatgctgcaaccacagagcatacttagacagtactttggctctgataccaattgttgcggaagacaaatgtatatagtgtgaatgagtcacagctactataccaaaaaatatgacagccaccaaataataaataagacaataaagcaacaataaaaggaacaccagaattttcgaggttcggccaattttgcctacttcctcggacacaaccaatattttattctaCTCCAAAattacaagtgaaataatactaaagagagaagatacaaataccttaagaagataagaaggcaaatgagaggtgtgtttaaatcctaaacattaggccttttTTATAGGGTGAAATTCTCCCCCAAATTAAGTCCCAACCGATGTGGGATAGTTTGCCATATTCAACAACATGACCAAAATGCTTGCATCAATAAACTTATAAATAACAATTTTATGAACTCTAAATTGAACACAAAATCTAGGACACTCTGTAAATAACTATTGTGGTACATACCATTTGAACGGGGTGTCGCTCAACACCACTTTATAATATGCTTTTTTCTTATATATGTGCGGATATATGTTTCCTAAAAGACAATTTGTATAATTTCCTAAAATACATTGCTTGAAAATAATACATTATAACTATTAATTTGAGACATGAAGTAAAGTCCTAAACCATATATCATACATAGTCCTAGACACTTACAAGTCGAATTGTGGCAATAGACTGACTGTGTTTGGATAAAATCTTGCATACATCACTGGTTCAACAAAGTCATGACGATCTAGCACGAGCAAACAAGAGTACCCAAACAAGAGTAACCACAAAGGCAACAGCTGGTGTAATAAAATGTTTGCCAATCTGTGGTGGAGAAGCATTAATTTTGGCTGAAGAAGGTGCAGGAGAAGCTGGCGAAGGTTGTTGTTCAACATTTATAGATAATTTCATTCCATGGAAACAGTAACCTCCACTGCTGATAAAGTAATAAGGTCTTGCCTGAGTTAGCTGATAAACATCTCGCCCACCCCTTGTAATGTTTGTTATAAAGTCATGATCAATGCACTGCTCGTAGTTGGTTTGGTTCACCTCCAGCACGCTGTAAAGATGCTTGTCAAATACAAAATCTGAAATGAAACCCACAATTAGCTTCAAAAAACATTTTAATTCTCAGAAATTGTCTAATTTTACGTCTGTTCTTCAAACATTTGGGAGTTATTAATCAAGCTTATATCTTTTAATGCAGAGGCAGATCCATGATTTAAATTCTATCGGTTCAACCATTAAGGTTTTTAGCATTAcaccattatatttttaaagttataggttcatatttactatttattgtaattttaataattttttacacataaatttatatTCCGCAATGAAAATactgggttcagttgaacccgatGCTAGAGGGCCGGATCCAACCCTGTGTTAATGAGGAAAATAAAAAAACAGAAGAAACTTTTAAATGTTACTctctccggtccaaaataagtgattttttggcttttttcttgtggtccaaaataagtgatttttccagatttcaagaattaattaattatttttgccTACATTGCCCTTGAAGTAAttaatgttggagtatgtgttaggagtgttaATGTGAAGAGAtaataaaggttaatatggtcaatttcattactaattaatgttaaaaagtgaatttcttaatatgtgttaaaacaaccaaaaaatcacttattttggactggGGGAGTAACGTTATAGGTGGACCTATAGTAATAGAAGTGATTCAATTCAATCGACCATTTTCTACCTATATCATTGATATTATAGTCTGTGAAAAATCCTGAAAAGTGGTACTAGTATAAtataaaattatgttttttgaacccataaaactcaaaaccttaacccataaattttaattttgaatccGCCATTAGTTTACATTAAATTCTTCCTCTCAATATTTAAATGCAATTCAAGATGTAATTATTTCGCCTTCCTAACACAAGGAAAATCTTAACTTATGTTCTAATAATACCCTTTTAGTTTTTGAATCTCCAAATTGTAATTTGCAAAATAAATTTCACCTATATTAGATTTTGTGCCAACATTGTCAAactagatttttttttcttttgagacCAGTGAAAGATATCAAACAAAATTATAACGAAGGAGTTTAGCTtcacaatataatttttttttctttctactaTCAACTTATAACCTAAAAGATAACGAATAATAACTTTTcattaaaaataatattaataatcTGAAAAATAAGACAAGTTATTTGTCAAAACATGCT contains:
- the LOC104219515 gene encoding early nodulin-like protein 20 — its product is MITEGVILLVRVTMLLGMIKSVASGLDKVGGKYGWTQNVNYTDWAVHRHFYVGDWLYFVFDKHLYSVLEVNQTNYEQCIDHDFITNITRGGRDVYQLTQARPYYFISSGGYCFHGMKLSINVEQQPSPASPAPSSAKINASPPQIGKHFITPAVAFVVTLVWVLLFARARSS